One Henriciella litoralis genomic window carries:
- a CDS encoding enoyl-CoA hydratase/isomerase family protein, whose amino-acid sequence MPDTATPFEEIIYEVDGHIATITLNAPDRLNTISGPMLDALSEALLKADKDKNVRCVILTGAGRAFCAGLNLQTATTGSGAVESAHLDLRNTPPTILFNMDTPTICAVNGGAAGYGMDTALGCDIRIMSDKAKMAAAFTKRGILPESGGTWFLPRLLGWEKACELIFTGRTLKADQCLAEGLCVKVVPHETLMDEARALAAEIAANAPMAVQASKRLMRMGLSEPFTEHVHHVFLQLLPLIKSDDAREGMMAFLEKREAKFTGK is encoded by the coding sequence ATGCCAGACACAGCCACGCCATTTGAAGAAATCATCTATGAGGTCGACGGTCATATCGCGACCATCACGCTGAACGCGCCGGACCGGCTGAACACGATTTCCGGGCCGATGCTGGACGCCTTGTCAGAAGCGCTTCTGAAAGCCGACAAGGACAAGAATGTGCGCTGTGTGATCCTCACCGGCGCGGGCCGGGCCTTTTGTGCGGGCCTCAACCTGCAGACCGCGACGACCGGCTCCGGCGCGGTTGAGAGCGCGCATCTGGATCTGCGCAACACCCCGCCAACCATCCTCTTCAACATGGACACGCCGACCATCTGCGCGGTCAATGGCGGCGCGGCTGGCTATGGCATGGACACAGCGCTCGGCTGCGATATCCGCATCATGTCGGACAAGGCGAAGATGGCCGCCGCCTTTACCAAGCGCGGCATCCTGCCGGAAAGCGGCGGCACATGGTTTCTCCCCCGGCTGCTTGGCTGGGAAAAGGCGTGCGAGCTGATCTTTACGGGCCGCACCCTGAAAGCAGATCAGTGCCTCGCCGAGGGCCTCTGCGTGAAAGTCGTCCCGCACGAGACGCTGATGGATGAGGCGCGCGCCCTCGCGGCAGAGATCGCCGCGAATGCGCCAATGGCCGTGCAGGCCTCCAAACGTCTGATGCGGATGGGCCTCTCAGAGCCCTTCACAGAGCATGTGCATCACGTCTTCCTGCAGCTCCTGCCCCTGATAAAATCAGACGATGCCCGCGAAGGCATGATGGCATTCCTGGAAAAGCGCGAGGCCAAGTTCACCGGCAAATAG